The segment ttCGTTTAACCCTCCCCACCCTTATTTTGACATATTAGGTGTTGTAAAGACAGATGCAGAGATGGAAGAGAAAGCGAGACATCCCACATGCAATTTGTTTCTGGTTCATATACAGACAATGAACTAAGCAGAACAGACTCAACTGCTAATGCATTGGTGCCTATGGGAGAGCCACCCCCATAAGCAGACCAAAACAGACTTTTTTCATGGTAAACGACCTGGATGGGACATCTTCATTTAACCAACATCTTTGTCAGATGTATACAATGACTTGTTGCTCATCCTTTCAAACTCCAGAGACTCCTACACTGTACTTCTTTAGTGTCAAATGTGGCACTACAGTGTCTTgaattaattttttaaaattataatcTCATGTTTCAAATAATTAGTATCTAAATAAATTTGAGTTCAATTCTACGGGGAAACAAAtagcaaacaaacaccataacattTTTGTATCAAATCAAACTGAATGAAAGATAAGAGGCATAAAGTCATCTAAAATATTATATTTTACAGTAGTTCTCACAGAAATAAGAATAAATAAAAAGGGCATCtcaattcaagtcaatgatggcatgggtggactggcagccattttgagtTGTACCCATGCTAGGAAGTAAAATCAGGAAGGTTCCCTTCAatctgtgctgtgatttgttgagtCAATTCAACTAACATAAAAAACACtccattgcatgagccacatcagttagcATCATTTtaatgaacattctacattaccacgGCCCTCCAGAATCAGTTGATGGAACATTCCAAAATACCATGGAAATTATTGTATCTTAACACCAGGCAGCCATTgtgagtgtacccatgagtttaccagtcaatTGCCAGGGTTAGTGCTTCCAAGTCCATTCTATTCATTCTTATTTCTATGAGTTGTCATGTCATTGTCTCCAGggttctaaatcaaatcacactGTTGTTCTCAGAGGATTAGGAACTGGAATACCAAATGGCCATGTTACATCACTctatcaaccaatcaaccacaCTCCTCTCACTGCTGCATTCACAACCGTATTCCACCTCACCATCCAGAACAGTTATTACAAGCAAACCAGAAGGGATCAATCATTTAACCCTCATATCTGCTTTGACTGAGGGATCTCTGTTAAACATTGACCTAAAGGCAGACCAGTTTCACAATTCACTAAACGTTAGTCACTGTATCAGAGACACAATATCGGGCCTCTCACTCATTATTGGGTTAACACTGGGCCTGCAGCCATTGAGAGTTAGGAATtggttaaacagcatgatctATATCATGTCAACATATCTCAGCTGAGTGATAACCATATTTTGCTGGTTATATCATATGGAAGCTGCTTGTATTGAAAAGTCCAGTTATTTCCCCACAAGAATTCGGGCAGCCACATTGGATTCAACTATTAAAGTTGAGTTGTATTAGATTGATGTCAGATTCAGTTCATTATGATTCATGTGACAGGTATTGTTTTGTTTTCCCAAATTCCAGTTTAGTTCGAAGTTATACTGATTGAGAAGATAGCTCCGTTTTGTTGCTTCGTCATAGTCGTCTGGCTGGTTCTGGCGCCCCCTGCTGTCAAGTCAGTTTAGAGAACTGGATGAGGTTCCTGTTGATCTCAGCCACGTTTCTGCACCCTGGGGGAGGAAAGAACAAAACATTAGTGTTGCATTGTTATGAGGTTGATGTCATGATAGCTAAGGGTTTTTAATCTCAGACTGGAAAAAATATAattacagatgtagaatcttaatttgttGCTAAGAATTTtcttgcacagcaggaaatgcaaatgtgTAGTTTATTTGAAGTTTAAAAAGTCTAAAGATTGTCATTTCCACTTcgaaaatgtatcaacccttacaacaacgtccattaattataatccacataattcacatttcctattGCTGTAGAATTATTTTCctgttgtagcaaactggctcaaattaatatCCTTCATTTATATGTAAGACGTTTTGTTCCTCACTCACCAGACAGAGCCATTGACAGACGGAACTCATCGTTGAGGATCTGTAGTACCTCCCTCACCCCATCCTCGCCCTGAGTAAACAAACACAGGCAGCAAGACAGTCGTTACTCTCAGTATCTTAACTTAATAGGTCGATAACACACAACGTTAATAGTTACTTTATAGGCAAGGCCCCACACGGCTGGCCTCCCGATGAACACACACTTGGCTCCCAGAGCTACGGCCTTCAGCACGTCACTACCGGTGCGAATTCCCCCATCCAGATACACCTCGATACGCCCTTGAACCGTATCCACGATCTCAGATAGGGCATCTATCTGTGTggtagatagagagagcagagggaggtagagaagaaAAGCCTACTTAGCCATGACATAAAGGACAGTCAATTTAAGGACTCCTACTGTACAGTAGGAGTCCTCAAATGAACTGCCCTTTAATATCACCATTTCATTAACTAAATATTGTTTGGCTTGCTGATTGTAGAGTGAAATAGAAGGGACATGAGGACGAGGTGGTGTAATTTGTCCCCGTTCTTACTGTGGCGGGCCCCCCGTCCAGCTGGCGTCCTCCGTGGTTGGACACGATGATGCCCTGGACGCCGTGCTCCACGGCCAGCTCAGCATCCTCCTTGGTCAGGATGCCCTTGATGATGATGGGAAGGCGGGTGAGAGACTGCAGCCAGTATACGTCCTTCCAGCTGATGGAGGGGTCCAGGGTGTTGGAAGGGATACCATACTCTTCAGAACTCGCAGCCTCCTACAGACATAAAATGCAgtacaaacatacagtacagtaacatatACACACAGAAGGAAGCCTCAGGGGAAATGCATTCATTGGATTTATTAAATCATTCAAAAGCAGCTGTGTCTACTATGTGCACTATGGGctagtttcctggacacagattaagcctagtcctggacacagattaagcctagtcctggacacagattaagcctagtcctggactacaAAGGACTAAATGTTCAATAGAGATTCTTCATTGAAAGTGCTTCTTAGTCCAAAATTATGTTTAATCTTTGTCCGAGAAATGGTCCCAATATGATTTTACGGTTAAATCATTACTGTTAAAAATGTTTAATCTAGAAAAGAAAGCAAAAAAATCTGTTTATTTTACCATTACCTGGATGACCCCGTCAAAGTTTTTGACCTTGAGGTGCGGCGGGAGCTTGAACTGGTTGCGTATATCATTGCGCCGCTTCCCAGTGTAGGGCACGTCGACGGTGAGGACCAAGGCTTTGTAGCCCAGGGCCTCCACACGGTGAACGATCGACTCAGACAGCTTCCTGTCCCGGTACACATAGAGCTGGAACCAGCGGTAGCCGTTAGGTGCTGCAGCCACGATCTCCTCCACAGAGCAGGTGGAGTAGGTACTGGTGATGTAACAGGTGTTCACTGCCTCCGTACCTGAGGAAAGAGCGAGCTTTTGAGTTTATCACCCCTAGGATACACTGTGACAATAAAGCTATTGCTCTGCAGAGCTCAACCTCTACAGCTGTTAAACCCCTCCTAGTCCTCACCCTGGCAGTGGCCATCTCTCCCTCATGCCAGGCCAGGCAGTGGAAGGCAGTGGGGGCGATGCCCACTGGGAAGCTGATCTCCGTGCCCTGCACCGTGGTCCTGGTGTCACTCACCGACACATCTCGTAGAATCCGTGGTCGCAGACGGATCCTGGGACAGAGACAAATGTATTATTTTGAGTCACATTGTTACCAGATCTTCCTAGCACTCCAGTTTGACGTGTGGTGTTGAGTGGTTGTGACATTGAATTGTATGTCTTGTAGTTTACAGAACAGGGAGAAGCACCTACCGTTTGTAGGCCAGCAGATTGTCGTCCCTGGTGCAGCACTCGTCTGCTCCGGCTGCGTAGTAGTCCCAGGTTGCCTTGGAGAGGTGCTCTTTGGCATACTCCTCAAAATCTGTGAGACATACCATAGCCATCTCAGCACAGCGGATCCCCTCTCTGTGGGATATATGATCACTGTCAGGGACAGCAGATGTAAAGCAATGTCAATTACACTATCAGGTAAGCCTGTCTTAAAAGCAGAACTGGAGAAATAGTTATGGCATTGATTGAGATTTAACACAGTAAAATCACTGTACATTGTTGTGCAATTGAAACATATCGTAGCTGCAAACAGCTTCTGGTGCATATTTCACAAGAATACAGTGTGGAAATTTGTGGTGTCACCAGAACCTGGCTTTCAGAGCTTTCGACCCAAATGATTTTGGCTCAACAGCGAGTCATTTGCGCTGCTGGGATGGTGAATTAAACTAAGCTACACAGCATTACACACTGCTGTAAGGGATTTcctcttccgaagaggagaggcgaaaagggtcggaggaccaatatgcggcgtggtaagtgtccatggttcttttaatacgaaaatgtacacatgaacaactgaatacaaaaacgtGGCATGAACGaaacccaaaacagtaccgtgtggtgaaaacacagacacagaaacaaacacacagtgaaacccaggctacctaagtatgattctcaatcagagacaactaatgacacctgcctctgattgagaaccatactaggccgaaacatagaaatacacaaatcatagaaaaacaaacatagactgcccaccccaactcacgccctgaccatactaaataatgacaaaacaaagaaaataaaggtcagaacgtgacaactgcATTGGAAATACAGCTGGGCTTGGATCTGTACGCACAGAGATGACCTCAAATAACCTAAAGTTAATTAAGGACACAATACAAAACTAGCCAACTTGTCAACTCCCATGTTTATTGTAAATATTCCTAGTGGACTAGTACAATACTAAGCAATTGTCACAACAGAGAAAGAAATCTACACAATCAAAATACCAGAAAACATAACAGTGCAGTCATATTCATCTTTTTCCATTTCTAAAAAATAATTACAGCAGCCTATGAATCTCATTGTCTTCATTTGAGTAGTTGAActattatagaccccccccccagaGGAAGTTGACGccactacttcttcttcttctatgataTCATGGTGGTCCGCAAACAAACGTTTAaggtgcatgccgccacctacttTGCTGGAGTGTGCAATCAATCATGGTTTGCTTAATTCTGTACTACTAAGAAAATAACATTAAATGACCAAATAAATCCCTACTAACTTCTACCATTTCAACAGTAACATATGCTACCCCATAACTATTTTGTCATATCCACTATAACCTTCAACCTGGCATTTGTGCTTTCCACAAACCGAGTCGTGTTGATAACCTTACCAATGAAAACTATGTTCACTATCAAAGTGTCAAAGTGACACAGCCCATTCATTCCACCAATCTGTTTGACAGACTCTGCATATGATACATCATGAATGATTATAtatctctcagcctctctctgcacctggcatccaccaaatgcGGCactatgtccccccccccccccccacaattaCAACACTTGGCCTTCATATTGCTTCCACATTCACCGTAATCATGTTCCTCTCCACACGTGGCACATCTcttctttcctttacactgaaCTGCTACATGACCCATTCTTTGGCATTTAAACACTGCCATGGGGATGGGAGAAATTCTCTGACATTGAAACTATCTGTACTTTTCCAGGTAAAACCTTTTCAAACCTCAGCAGCACTGGTAAGCTTTCAGTTCGTTGAACCTCTTTTCTACAGATCAACCTTTTGGCCtctatcactcttcctccctTCACATGTTCTTTAATATCATCTCTGGACATAGATATTGGGAGCCCAGTGATGACTCTCCTCAACCTAGAGTAAGCACAAGGGACATGGCTTTTAATCTTCTTCCAAATAAGCTTTTCCATTTGCAGAATCTTCCCTTGCCGAGCCTGGCTACCACAAAATATTAACAATGTACCTTTTCCAATGAACCGGGCTAGTTTGACTTCACCTATCTCTTTCTCTACGGCATTGGATAGGATAGGGTGTACGCCAGTATTTCAATGTAATGTCCTGTCCTAGAGAGGAAATGTATGTTTAGGTTTCATCTCCGAAGAATGACGAAGGCTACTTATACATATTCACAAATTAGGTGTTTGAATTTTCATGTGGATTTGATAAACATCAACAAATAGGGAACTGACAGCtgtcagtgtagctagctagcatactAACCGAATATAGCTGATTATACATAGAATTGGTTATATCGTTATTTCCCATAGGGCCGCGCACAATTGACCCGgcgccgtccgggtttggctggggtaggccgttattgtaaataagaatgacatgcctagttaaataaaggttcaataaaaacatTAATACAAAATACATGTCTTACTTCCCATTCTCTTTGCTGATGATACCAATTTGATTTTATCACACAAGAATTTTGATTCACTAATTAATGAAACCAACTCAGGCATGACCAAATTTCTGAATGGTTTCAGATAAACAAATGATCTTGAAATGTTTAAAAAGAAATCTAACTTTATTGTATTCACTAGTAAGAACAAGAAAtattgtaaaaaaagaaaaagccaGAATCCCAATTGGTGGGACTGATATGGATCAAGTCACATCCACTAGATTACTCATAGTTCTTACTGATGAACAGTTGTCCTGGAAAGATAATTTTCAGTTGGTCTGCAGCAAAGTGATGAAATCTGTTTGGTGTCATCAGGAAGATTAGTGGTTTGGTTCATCAGTCTTGCTTCCTTACTCTTTACTATAGCTTAATTTACCCATATCTCATTTACTGTTATATTGTCTGGGCCAgtaaatattttacatttacatttaagtcatttagcagacgctcttatccagagcgatttctcctacatacaataattactcatcatacaaaatacatttgcaagacCGTCCACCTCCTCTAATTACCTGGCTCTATCTGCACCTTTGTTTAAGAAACTTGAAATATTGTCTATATACGACATCAATGTACGCCAATTGTGCATTTTCATCTACAAATACTCATGCCTCAAAAACAGTTCACCTAAACCCTTCCATGGATTCTTCCAGGTTAATTTTGAAATCCATCTATATAACTCAAGACGCTGCGATaaccttcaccttcccctctgtCGCACCTCACGTAGTCAATTCTCTATCAGATACAGTGGTACCATACTCTGGAATTCTTATCTTCACATTGCCAAAATTCCCTCAATAacgaagactgggggtcagcctgatgaaccaaactactcagtaatctcctccatatagcccaactctcacacactcacacacatttcAAAAAAACATATGCTGTTTATTCTTTTTTTGTGATTGCTGATTGGTTTATTTGTACATTTATGATTGGTGGGTTTTGTTACCTGTTTTATCTTTGTACTTATGTATTGTATATTGTTTTGTGGTTTTTATATAATCCTTTGGGCTTCCAAACCCACCTGcacactgttttttatttatttgttttaaaCCACTGGTCTATCTTTGTCTTTGCCATCTATTGCTATTTTAAGTTTTGGCATCCTCCATAAATTGCATCCGTGAATCTGTGATTGAAAGAATAAGATGAAACTCTGGTCATATTGATAACTATTGAAAGATATgtgtttttctacattgtaaaggACATGGTGCAACCTTTGGTAGGTAGTCTGCAGTAAAGCATGTTATACTTTAgtagacacttttatccagagcaacttataatagtgagtgcatacatctTTGTACTGGTccctgtgggaattgaacccacacccctggcgttgcaagcaccatgctctactaactgtgCAACACGGAACCAAGCAAGCCCATGCTCATGGTTCTTACAGGGGAAGTTAAATTATAGACTACAATGACTTTGCTCATGATCATGCATGCCGCAAATGACATGTTCAGTaattacagtgctttcagaaagtattcacaccccttgactttttctacacaacagcctgaatttaaaatagattaaatttagatttttttggtcACTGGCTTACACGCAATATCCCAcattgtcaaagtggaattatgtttttcaaaaagtttacaaatcaataaaaaatgaaaagctgaaatgtattgagtcagtaagtattcaaaccTATTGTTATGGGAAATCTaattaagttcaggagtaaaaatgtgcttaacaagtcacataataagttgcatggactcactcagtgtgcagtaatagtgtttaacatgatttttgaatgactacctcatctctgtatcccacacatacaagtatatgtaaggtccctcagtcaagcagtgaatttcaaacacatattcatccacaacgaccagaggggttttccaatgcctcgcaaagaagggcatgtattggtagatgggtaaaaaaagcagacattgaaaattcctttgagcatggtgaagttattcattacactttggatggaaTATCAATAGATGCAGtcgctacaaagatacaggcgtccttcctaactcagttgctggagaggaagaaaACCGATCAGcgattttaccatgaggccaatgtagactttaaaacagttacagagtttagtggctgtgataggagaaaactgaggatggatcaacaacatttgagttactctacaatactaatctaattgacagagtgaaaagaaggaagcctgtacatagTACAAATATTcccaaacatgcatcctgtttgcaacaaggcactaaagtaatgctacaaaaaatgtggcaaagcaattcatttttgtcctgaatacaaagtgttatgtttggggaacactccatattttcaagcataatggtggcttcatcatgttatgggtatgcttgtaattgttaaggactggggagtttttcaggataaaaaagaaacagaaggtagctaagcacagacaaaaatcctagaggaaaacctgattcagtctgctttccaccagagacTGGCAggttaattcacctttcagcaggacaatacccTAAAACACTTGGCAAAATCTACATTGCAGTTgcataccaagaagacagtgaatgttcctgagtggccgagttacagttttgacttaaatctgattgaaaatctatggcaaaacttgaaaatggttgtctagccatgatcaacaaccaatttaaagaattctgaaaataataatggccaaatattgtacaatccaggtgtgcaaagctcttagacttacccagaaaggctcacagctgtaatcggtGATTCTAACATATTttgactcaggagtgtgaatacttatggaaattagatatttctgtattctattttaaatacatttgcaaaaatgtctaacaacatgttttcactttgtcattatgggctattgtgtgttttttt is part of the Oncorhynchus gorbuscha isolate QuinsamMale2020 ecotype Even-year linkage group LG09, OgorEven_v1.0, whole genome shotgun sequence genome and harbors:
- the LOC124044103 gene encoding hydroxyacid oxidase 2-like isoform X3 — its product is MSTSCNREGIRCAEMAMVCLTDFEEYAKEHLSKATWDYYAAGADECCTRDDNLLAYKRIRLRPRILRDVSVSDTRTTVQGTEISFPVGIAPTAFHCLAWHEGEMATARGTEAVNTCYITSTYSTCSVEEIVAAAPNGYRWFQLYVYRDRKLSESIVHRVEALGYKALVLTVDVPYTGKRRNDIRNQFKLPPHLKVKNFDGVIQVMEAASSEEYGIPSNTLDPSISWKDVYWLQSLTRLPIIIKGILTKEDAELAVEHGVQGIIVSNHGGRQLDGGPATIDALSEIVDTVQGRIEVYLDGGIRTGSDVLKAVALGAKCVFIGRPAVWGLAYKGEDGVREVLQILNDEFRLSMALSGCRNVAEINRNLIQFSKLT
- the LOC124044103 gene encoding hydroxyacid oxidase 2-like isoform X2, whose protein sequence is MSTSCNRDHISHREGIRCAEMAMVCLTDFEEYAKEHLSKATWDYYAAGADECCTRDDNLLAYKRIRLRPRILRDVSVSDTRTTVQGTEISFPVGIAPTAFHCLAWHEGEMATARGTEAVNTCYITSTYSTCSVEEIVAAAPNGYRWFQLYVYRDRKLSESIVHRVEALGYKALVLTVDVPYTGKRRNDIRNQFKLPPHLKVKNFDGVIQEAASSEEYGIPSNTLDPSISWKDVYWLQSLTRLPIIIKGILTKEDAELAVEHGVQGIIVSNHGGRQLDGGPATIDALSEIVDTVQGRIEVYLDGGIRTGSDVLKAVALGAKCVFIGRPAVWGLAYKGEDGVREVLQILNDEFRLSMALSGCRNVAEINRNLIQFSKLT
- the LOC124044103 gene encoding hydroxyacid oxidase 2-like isoform X1, which translates into the protein MSTSCNRDHISHREGIRCAEMAMVCLTDFEEYAKEHLSKATWDYYAAGADECCTRDDNLLAYKRIRLRPRILRDVSVSDTRTTVQGTEISFPVGIAPTAFHCLAWHEGEMATARGTEAVNTCYITSTYSTCSVEEIVAAAPNGYRWFQLYVYRDRKLSESIVHRVEALGYKALVLTVDVPYTGKRRNDIRNQFKLPPHLKVKNFDGVIQVMEAASSEEYGIPSNTLDPSISWKDVYWLQSLTRLPIIIKGILTKEDAELAVEHGVQGIIVSNHGGRQLDGGPATIDALSEIVDTVQGRIEVYLDGGIRTGSDVLKAVALGAKCVFIGRPAVWGLAYKGEDGVREVLQILNDEFRLSMALSGCRNVAEINRNLIQFSKLT
- the LOC124044103 gene encoding hydroxyacid oxidase 2-like isoform X4, with the protein product MAMVCLTDFEEYAKEHLSKATWDYYAAGADECCTRDDNLLAYKRIRLRPRILRDVSVSDTRTTVQGTEISFPVGIAPTAFHCLAWHEGEMATARGTEAVNTCYITSTYSTCSVEEIVAAAPNGYRWFQLYVYRDRKLSESIVHRVEALGYKALVLTVDVPYTGKRRNDIRNQFKLPPHLKVKNFDGVIQVMEAASSEEYGIPSNTLDPSISWKDVYWLQSLTRLPIIIKGILTKEDAELAVEHGVQGIIVSNHGGRQLDGGPATIDALSEIVDTVQGRIEVYLDGGIRTGSDVLKAVALGAKCVFIGRPAVWGLAYKGEDGVREVLQILNDEFRLSMALSGCRNVAEINRNLIQFSKLT